The Gaiellales bacterium genomic sequence GCCCTTGCCGACGAAGTTGCATGCGATCCGCCAGTCCGGCGCGGTGGACTGCCCTTTCTCGTAGGCGGCGCGGCTCTTGATCCGCGGAAGCTCCGCCGGTGAGCCGAACTGGCACCAGCCGACGCAGTCGTCCCCTTGGAACACGAGCGCCGCGTGGGTCGTGCGGTCACGGACACGCGCGTGTTTGCGTTGCCGGTTCAGCTCCGCCGTTGTCGCCTTGTCGCCGCCCTCGGGGTGGAAGCCGATGCACCAGCATCCGCCGAAGACGCCATTGTTCTGCTCGACGAGAGCCGCGAACGCATCCCAGGTCGTCTCGTCGAGTGCCTTGATCGTGTACGGGGACGTGTCGGTCACCGGCTCGCCTGCGTCCGGCCGTCGGGAAGCATGTCGAGGAACCGCCCCACCCGTTCCGTGAGCAGCGCCGCGGCCGCGGCATCGTAGGCGGGCAGTGAGGAGTCGGCGAACAGATGCTCAGAACCGGGGTAGAGGAACAGCTCGGCGAGGGGGCTCGAGTCAACGAGTGCACGCGCCGCCGCAATGTCCTCGAGGAAGAACTCGTCGCCCTCCTTCCCGTGCACCTGCACGGGCACATCGTGCGGCCAGGCCTCGCCGAACTCGGAGACCGGGAGGCAGGAATACATGAGCAGCGCACCCCGGGCGCCGGCACGCGTCTGGGCGAGCCGCTGTGCGGCCATCACGCCGAACGAGAATCCCGCGTAGACGACCTCCCGGCGGATCTCGGCGGCGGCTGCCACGCCGCGTTCCACGAGCGTGCCGAACCCCGCTTCCTCGGCAAACGCGAGACCCTCTTCCAGCGTGTCGAACGTCTTCCCGTCGAACAGGTCAGGCGTGTGCACGACGTGCCCCGCCGCCCGCAGCTCGTCGGCGAAGGAGCGCACACCCTCTGTCAGTCCCTGGACGTGGTGGTAGAGCACAACCTCGGTCATCGGACCTCCCCCAAGACAAATGATCCAAATACTTGGAACATTCTACACCGTTAGTCTATTGAGGTGATGGTAGCCAGTCCGAGCCCGCCCGACTACGACCTCGCCGACCGCATCGCGCTGACGAAACCGTCCCAGGTGAAGGCGATCGGCCATCCCGTTCGCACGGCCATCCTCGGCCTCCTGCACGAGCGGGCCGCGACGGTGAACGAGCTGGCAGTCGCGCTCCGCCGCCCGAAGAGCACCGTCGCGCATCACGTCAAGGTACTGAACCAGGAGGGGCTGCTGCGGGTGGTGCGGACCCGCCGCGTCCGGGCGATCGAGGAGCGGTTCTACGGGCGGACGGCGCGGATGTTCTACGTCGCCGTCGAGCGCACCACAGACGGCGACGAGATGCCTCGCGACTTCAACGACTTCGAGGTGGCCGCCGGCGAGTCGGCGGCCGCGTTCCGAAGCGGCAGGCTCTGGGGCTTCATCCGGCACGCGCGGATCACCGAGCAGCAGGCCTCGGCGTTCTGGGAGCGGATGGCGGAGCTGGTGGAAGAGTTCGACCGGCTTCCGCGCAACGGCGACACCATGTACGGATTCGCCGTTGGCGTGTATCCCACCGACTATCCGACCCTGCCCAGCGGCGACGCCGCGCCACGGCTACCGGGGTAGTCGTGGTGTGCCACACCGGCCGCGACCCTGCCGGGGAAGGCCCAGTCGTTTCCTTCGCGGGAGCCGGGGGTACCGGCGCGGCGTGATCTTCTTCGGATCGGGCCGGCTGTTTCTGCTTCCGCTGCTGCTGTTCTTCCTGGCGCCGCTGTTCTTCTACTCGCCCCTCGTTGCGCTCGTGCTGGTGGCCGTGGTCGTGCTCGTCAGCGTCTCGGCCGGCAGAGGGCGCCGGGCCGGTGTCGGGCCGGCGCGTGGGGTGCCCGAGCTTGCGCCGCAGGATCCCCACGCCTTTGAGGACGTTCGCAGGACGGCGGAGGAAGACATACTCAGCCTTGCCGATGAGATCCGCGCGCTCGACCTCGATATCGAGATGCCCGGTGTCTCGTCAGAAGCTCGCGCCGATTACATGCACGCGGTCGACCAGTACGACCGTGCGCAGGCCGCACTGGAGCGCGCACGTTCCCCGCGGGACATGGGCGCCGTCTCATCGGCGGTCGACGAGGGGCGGTTTGCGATCACGTCGACCAGAGCGCGCCTCGCAGGCAAGCCGCCGCCGGAGCGGCGGCCGCCGTGCTTCTTCGATCCGCGGCACGGCCCGTCTGTCCGCAACGTCGTCTGGACGCCACCCGGCGGCACGCCCCGTCCTGTCCCGGTCTGCGCGGCGGATGCCATTTCGTTGGAGGAAGGAAGCCAGCCGCACGCCCGCCGGGTGCGCGTGGGCGATCGCCAGGTGCCGTACTGGAACGCTCCCTCCTACTACGGGCCCTGGGCCGGCGGCTATTTCAGCCCATTCGGCATGCTGCTCCCGGGCCTCCTGCTGGGATCCACGGTGGGCGCCGGCATGTACGCCATGGACACGTTCGACGACATGGGCGACCCGGGGGACGGCTATTCCGATTCCGGAGACGGCGGCGGCGACGTGTCCGCCGGCTGGTAGTCGCGGAGACCTCTCAGGCGGTGGTGAGTTCATCATCGCGCGTCGCCCGCCGCCCAGCTCTAGCCGAGCCGTC encodes the following:
- a CDS encoding winged helix-turn-helix domain-containing protein, which encodes MVASPSPPDYDLADRIALTKPSQVKAIGHPVRTAILGLLHERAATVNELAVALRRPKSTVAHHVKVLNQEGLLRVVRTRRVRAIEERFYGRTARMFYVAVERTTDGDEMPRDFNDFEVAAGESAAAFRSGRLWGFIRHARITEQQASAFWERMAELVEEFDRLPRNGDTMYGFAVGVYPTDYPTLPSGDAAPRLPG
- a CDS encoding dienelactone hydrolase family protein; translated protein: MTEVVLYHHVQGLTEGVRSFADELRAAGHVVHTPDLFDGKTFDTLEEGLAFAEEAGFGTLVERGVAAAAEIRREVVYAGFSFGVMAAQRLAQTRAGARGALLMYSCLPVSEFGEAWPHDVPVQVHGKEGDEFFLEDIAAARALVDSSPLAELFLYPGSEHLFADSSLPAYDAAAAALLTERVGRFLDMLPDGRTQASR